The Balneola vulgaris DSM 17893 DNA segment GGTGTTGCGATGATCACGTCGATCTCCGCCCAACCTTCTTCAATTTTCTTGATGTAATCATCCATACCAACATAATCGGCACCTGCTTCTCTGGCTTCATCTTGTTTAGACTCGTTAACGAGCGCTAAAACACGTACATCTTTACCAGTTCCATGAGGTAAACTCACAGTTCCACGTACCATTTGATCAGCGTGTCTTGGATCAACACCCAAACGGATATCGATATCAATCGACGAGTCAAAATTTGTACTCGATGTCTTTTTAACCAGATCACATGCTTCCTCCAGAGAATATTCAATCTCCGGATTAACTAGTGCCACGGCTTGTTCGTATTTCTTTCCTCTTTTTGCCATGATCACAATTCCTTATTTATCGCGATTTACTCTAAGACCCATACTACGAGCCGTACCTGCAATCATCTCAGCACCAGCTTCAATGTCAAACGCATTTAAGTCTTCCATTTTTTCTTGTGCGATCTCTTTGCATTGGCTCCAGGTTACAGTACCAACCTTCTTAAGGTTAGGTTCACCTGATCCGGACTTTAATTTCGCTGCTTTCAAGAGAAGTACAGGTGCTGGTGGAGTCTTCGTTTTAAACGTAAAAGACTTATCAGCGTACACAGTAATCTCAACAGGTATTACAGTACCGGCTTTTTCCTGAGTCTTAGCGTTAAAGGCTTTACAAAACTCCATGATATTAATGCCCGCTTGACCGAGAGCCGGTCCAACAGGAGGGGCAGGGTTTGCCTGTCCACCAACAATCTGGAGCTTCAGGATTCTTTCAACTTTTTTAGCCATGGATTCTCAGGATCCTAATGATTAGTAACTTCTGTTTGGTTGCGTAATAGCTAGTATCAACTAGTTTCTTTGTTTAATTAAGTAGCCGATTCCACTTGGTTCACGTCTACTTCTACAGGGGTACGGCGTCCAAATATGGATACCAACACTCTCAATTTTAACTTATCGGTGTTTACTTCCTGCACGGTTCCATCAAAATCTTTGAATGGTCCCGAAATAACTTTAACAAGATCCCCTTCACTGTATGGGATCTCGATATTTTGCATTTCTTCTCCGGTCTCTTTAACTCGACCTATAATTCTCTTTACTTCGTGCTTCTTTAATGGCTGCGGTATAAGTTGCTCTTTACCAACTTTCAAAAAACCAAGGCAAGAAGGTGCGCTTTGTACAAGGTTGTTAACTTCTTCGTCATAGTGCGTATTCAAAAGTATATACCCAGGAAAGAAGTTCTTCTCTCTGGTCTTTTTCTTACCACCGCGAATTTCAACCACAGTCTCAGTAGGTACAAGAACCTCTTGCACTTTATCACTAAGCCCTTGCTCTTCTATCTCGCGATCAAGAAACTCTTTTACTTTTTTTTCATGACTGGAAAAACAGCGAACTACATACCAGTCATGCACTAAATCGTTACTCATTATTACTTGTAGATAAATTCTAAAGCGGTACTGTAAACTTGATCAACTCCGAAAATGAAAACAGAAAGGATGATCGAGAAAACAATAACTATGATTGTGTTATCAATGAGTTCTTTTTGAGTAGGCCATGCCACTTTCTTAAACTCATTTACAACGCCATCAAAAACACCTGATAGTTTAGCCATTATGCTTCTTATTATAATATTAGCACGGGCGGAGAGACTCGAACTCCCGACACCTGGTTTTGGAGACCAGTGCTCTACCAGCTGAGCTACGCCCGTTTATACGCGGAAGAGTAGACAGAAAACTGCCTACTCTTAAACCGCAATTCAATAAAGCCGGTAGTACTTAATCTAAGATTTTAGTTACCACACCAGCGCCTACAGTACGTCCACCTTCGCGAATTGCGAAACGCAGACCTTCTTCCATCGCCACTGGCTGAATGAGCTCAACGCTCAACTTCACATTATCACCAGGCATTACCATCTCAACGCCACTTGGAAGCTCACATGCTCCTGTTACGTCTGTAGTTCTAAAGTAGAACTGCGGGCGGTAGCCTTTGAAGAATGGAGTATGACGCCC contains these protein-coding regions:
- the rplA gene encoding 50S ribosomal protein L1 gives rise to the protein MAKRGKKYEQAVALVNPEIEYSLEEACDLVKKTSSTNFDSSIDIDIRLGVDPRHADQMVRGTVSLPHGTGKDVRVLALVNESKQDEAREAGADYVGMDDYIKKIEEGWAEIDVIIATPDAMGKLGKLGRFLGPRGLMPNPKSGTVTMDVADAVKQVKAGQIDFRVDKFGILHTSVGKASFDATKLKENAEAFLSTVMRLKPASAKGLYVKSVFMSSTMGPSIPISRTAVTSL
- the nusG gene encoding transcription termination/antitermination protein NusG; translated protein: MSNDLVHDWYVVRCFSSHEKKVKEFLDREIEEQGLSDKVQEVLVPTETVVEIRGGKKKTREKNFFPGYILLNTHYDEEVNNLVQSAPSCLGFLKVGKEQLIPQPLKKHEVKRIIGRVKETGEEMQNIEIPYSEGDLVKVISGPFKDFDGTVQEVNTDKLKLRVLVSIFGRRTPVEVDVNQVESAT
- the rplK gene encoding 50S ribosomal protein L11 encodes the protein MAKKVERILKLQIVGGQANPAPPVGPALGQAGINIMEFCKAFNAKTQEKAGTVIPVEITVYADKSFTFKTKTPPAPVLLLKAAKLKSGSGEPNLKKVGTVTWSQCKEIAQEKMEDLNAFDIEAGAEMIAGTARSMGLRVNRDK
- the secE gene encoding preprotein translocase subunit SecE, with translation MAKLSGVFDGVVNEFKKVAWPTQKELIDNTIIVIVFSIILSVFIFGVDQVYSTALEFIYK